Part of the Paenibacillus sp. FSL R7-0273 genome is shown below.
AGCTCCAGCCCGCGGACGCTGCGGACTGCGGAGATTATTCTGGGAGCACGTGATATTCCCGTAACCGCCTGCGACGAGTTCAAGGAGCTGTGCATGGGGGGCTGGGAAGGCTGCGAATCTCCGGCAATCAAGCTGGCTGAGCCGGAGCAGTTCCGCTATTTCTGGGAAGACCCGGAGCAATTCGGCGTGGAGGGCAGCGAGACCTTTGCACAGGTGCAGGAGCGGGCGCTGAACAAGCTGCAGGAGATTGTAAGCAGTCATGAGGGCCAGACGCTGCTCATAGTGACGCACACGGTTGTCATTAAAGTGCTGATGGCACACTTTGAAGCCCGTCCGATGAACAAGCTGTGGGATTTGCCGTATATTC
Proteins encoded:
- a CDS encoding histidine phosphatase family protein codes for the protein MATTTVYLTRHGQTEWNVQQRMQGHQDSPLTPLGVQQAEWLGKGLQEVPLDAVYASSSPRTLRTAEIILGARDIPVTACDEFKELCMGGWEGCESPAIKLAEPEQFRYFWEDPEQFGVEGSETFAQVQERALNKLQEIVSSHEGQTLLIVTHTVVIKVLMAHFEARPMNKLWDLPYIHPTCLCRIDIKDGVPEILMHGDISHYESADAVMES